A window from Setaria italica strain Yugu1 chromosome VIII, Setaria_italica_v2.0, whole genome shotgun sequence encodes these proteins:
- the LOC101771307 gene encoding BEL1-like homeodomain protein 1, protein MAAYYHGGAGTDIQASTDGLQTLYLMNPSYTAGYADAGASPPGPANMMLLNSAVSTMTPASFGHHQQSPSAAQQHFVGIPLQAPPAGYNLWAPATSGAADMSPPQAQTPGAAGVSAVLSLSSREAPPVTVAAVGGADEGKYHLVGASATSQGQMVMSSKYLKAAQELLDEVVSVSKGVEEAKAATKSLSAVKKKEDSEGVSGGGTEDGGGAKSGSAAPELSTAERQELQMKKSKLINMLDEVEQRYRQYHGQMQAVSASFEAAAGAGSARTYTALALRTISRQFRCLRDAIAAQVRAASRALGEDADAAVAAGGRTVGSRLRYIDHQLRQQRALQQLGMMQGGAWRPQRGLPERSVSILRAWLFEHFLHPYPKDSDKIMLAKQTGLTRSQVSNWFINARVRLWKPMVEEMYLEETKDQDGGNDEGKSGGGTKSGDTSNGVDGVTPRADGGSGAAMSKAAGRVGAEGASSAKGVGGGVHGSTLLELAGDQHTAHPGFYEDEGDDADDVERRLKKARGDEPGAPFHSHHVHDMAALHAQAAAAARQQHEEVSHRELLMKFMESGGGGAGARDQHHQDGGGYSLFAPGPYGQFGSEPFAFAGNGGVSLTLGLPHGAGGGAEQTASFLMGSSAGGDGGSHGGAGGYDMNMQSTKSFAAQLMRDFVA, encoded by the exons ATGGCGGCGTACtaccacggcggcgccggcacggaCATCCAGGCCAGCACCGACGGCCTGCAGACGCTGTACCTCATGAACCCGAGCTACACCGCCGGCTACGCTGACGCCGGCGCGTCCCCTCCCGGCCCGGCCAACATGATGCTCCTCAACTCGGCGGTCAGCACCATGACCCCGGCGTCCTTCGGCCACCACCAGCAGTCACCgtcggcggcgcagcagcactTCGTCGGCATCCCTCTGCAGGCGCCACCGGCGGGCTACAACCTCTGGGCCCCGGCCACGAGCGGCGCCGCCGACATGTCGCCGCCGCAGGCGCAGACTCCCGGCGCCGCGGGGGTCAGCGCCGTGCTCAGCCTGTCGTCCCGCGAGGCGCCGCCGGTCACGGTCGCCGCCGTGGGAGGCGCCGACGAGGGGAAGTACCATCTGGTGGGCGCGTCGGCCACGTCGCAGGGCCAGATGGTGATGAGCTCCAAGTACCTCAAGGCAGCGCAGGAGCTGCTCGACGAGGTGGTGAGCGTCAGCAAGGGCGTGGAGGAGGCCAAGGCCGCGACCAAGAGCCTGTCGGcggtgaagaagaaggaggactCGGAGGGCGTCTCCGGTGGCGGcaccgaggacggcggcggggcgaagagcggcagcgcggcgccggAGTTGTCCACGGCGGAGCGGCAGGAGCTGCAGATGAAGAAGAGCAAGCTTATCAACATGCTTGACGAG GTGGAGCAGCGGTACCGGCAGTACCACGGGCAGATGCAGGCGGTGTCGGCGTCgttcgaggcggcggcgggtgccggGTCGGCGCGGACGTACACGGCGCTGGCGCTGCGCACCATCTCGCGGCAGTTCCGGTGCCTGCGGGACGCGATCGCGGCGCAGGTGCGCGCGGCGAGCCGGGCCCTCGGCGAGGAcgcggacgccgccgtcgccgccggcggccgcactGTCGGCTCCCGCCTCCGCTACATCGACCACCAGCTCCGGCAGCAGCGCGCGCTCCAGCAGCTCGGCATGATGCAGGGCGGCGCGTGGCGGCCCCAGCGCGGCCTTCCCGAGCGCTCCGTCTCCATCCTCCGCGCATGGCTCTTCGAGCACTTCCTGCACCC ATACCCCAAGGATTCGGACAAGATCATGCTCGCCAAGCAAACCGGACTCACCAGGAGCCAG GTGTCCAACTGGTTCATCAACGCGAGGGTGCGGCTGTGGAAGCCGATGGTGGAGGAGATGTACCTGGAGGAGACCAAGGACCAGGACGGCGGCAACGACGAGGGGAAGTCCGGCGGCGGGACCAAGAGCGGCGACACGAGCAACGGGGTCGACGGCGTCACGCCGAGGgcggacggcggcagcggcgccgccatGTCGAAGGCCGCGGGGCGCGTGGGGGCGGAGGGCGCGTCGTCCGCCaagggcgtcggcggcggcgtccacggcTCCACGCTGCTCGAGCTCGCCGGGGACCAGCACACGGCGCACCCCGGCTTCTACGAAGACGAGGgtgacgacgccgacgacgtcgAGCGCAGGCTCAAGAAGGCGAGGGGAGACGAGCCGGGGGCACCGTTCCACAGCCACCACGTGCACGACATGGCGGCGCTGCACGcgcaggccgcggcggcggcgaggcagcaGCACGAGGAGGTGAGCCACCGTGAGCTGCTCATGAAGTTCatggagagcggcggcggcggcgccggcgccagggaCCAACACCaccaggacggcggcgggtaCTCCCTCTTCGCCCCGGGGCCGTACGGGCAGTTCGGCTCGGAGCCGTTCGCGTTCGCCGGGAACGGCGGGGTGTCGCTGACTCTCGGCCTCCCgcacggcgctggcggcggcgccgagcagACGGCGTCGTTCCTCATGggcagcagcgccggcggcgacggcggcagccacggcggcgccggcggctacgacatgaacatgcagagcaccaaGTCCTTCGCGGCGCAGCTCATGAGGGACTTCGTCGCCTAG